A DNA window from Hyphomicrobiales bacterium 4NK60-0047b contains the following coding sequences:
- the yiuA gene encoding iron-siderophore ABC transporter substrate-binding protein YiuA translates to MKKLILILAFLLIQTNLSAAKQLIIKDVLERTITLEKPASRIILSEGRYLTTLALLDKENPIKRIVGMLNPLRDTNPVLEKKLKEKFTNYDKIKYFGLQNADSISTEKIITLQPDLAIFGIKDHGPGAKNKELINQLQKAGIKIIFIDFRMNPLQNTVPSIQALGKALGKEENANKYIQFYQQRIKKIKKRLSGYTGKKPTVFLQAHIGRFDCCVGMASGMLGPFINLLGGKNISTPIAPGPTGRHSMEFLLTENPDVWIGTVSGTKEEFENGKVIPVLGPTSNKNLAQKSLKRALSSPAMQSLKAVQTGRAHGIWHNFYNSPFNIVAIESFAKWINPELFKDLTPDKTMLEIYDQFLIFKLDGIYLTTLEK, encoded by the coding sequence ATGAAAAAATTAATTTTAATCCTAGCTTTTTTGTTAATTCAAACAAACCTATCCGCTGCAAAACAGCTGATAATAAAAGATGTTCTAGAAAGAACCATCACTCTAGAAAAGCCAGCCTCTCGAATCATCTTGAGCGAAGGACGCTATTTAACAACCCTTGCATTGCTCGATAAAGAAAATCCAATCAAACGTATTGTTGGCATGTTAAATCCATTAAGAGACACCAACCCTGTTTTGGAAAAAAAGCTCAAAGAAAAATTTACTAATTACGATAAGATAAAATATTTCGGATTACAAAATGCAGATAGCATCTCAACTGAAAAAATCATAACACTCCAACCTGATCTAGCCATTTTCGGCATTAAAGATCATGGCCCCGGAGCAAAAAACAAAGAACTGATCAATCAGCTCCAAAAAGCAGGCATTAAAATCATTTTTATTGATTTTAGAATGAACCCGCTTCAAAACACAGTCCCCTCCATTCAAGCATTAGGAAAAGCCCTAGGTAAAGAAGAGAACGCAAATAAATACATTCAATTTTATCAACAACGAATTAAAAAAATCAAGAAACGATTATCAGGATACACAGGTAAAAAACCAACAGTGTTTTTACAAGCCCACATTGGCCGATTTGATTGCTGCGTCGGTATGGCAAGCGGCATGCTTGGCCCCTTTATCAATCTTCTTGGCGGGAAAAACATTTCAACTCCAATAGCACCCGGCCCTACAGGGCGGCATTCAATGGAGTTCTTGTTAACAGAAAACCCAGACGTGTGGATCGGCACAGTTTCAGGAACAAAAGAAGAATTCGAAAATGGTAAAGTCATCCCTGTGCTCGGCCCAACATCGAATAAAAACCTAGCCCAAAAATCATTAAAACGTGCACTATCATCCCCTGCAATGCAATCTTTAAAGGCCGTTCAAACGGGTCGCGCTCATGGCATTTGGCACAACTTCTATAACTCTCCTTTTAATATAGTTGCAATTGAAAGTTTTGCAAAATGGATCAACCCAGAACTTTTCAAAGACCTCACCCCAGACAAAACAATGTTAGAAATTTACGATCAATTTCTTATCTTTAAATTAGATGGTATCTATCTAACAACATTAGAAAAATAA
- a CDS encoding TonB-dependent receptor produces MKVASNFATALSVFALISTGSIAASAQSNTPLDQINVDGANKTKTNDKYEGTILEDPAIGVPGIVIAKDDLDRINPKDLQDIFGNETSVSVGGSTAVSQKIFLYGIEDKNLAVTVDGAVQSNDLFHHTGTLLIDPSLLKAARVDPGVAPADAGPGALGGSIQFETVDVKDLLEPGKTLGGFAKVSYDTNSKTFTTDVSGYTMSNGFEALGYYKYADGENWDAGNRVEQEGTAVDLQSALGKLAYEAMTGDRFELSYEWVNDEALRPFRPNFGAVTFGAPRDPKEFNMTRNGFVFNYTDEKPNGWWDPKLTIAYSEAKLEYLDLPFSTLTNLAETKTWSGKLENKFNISQGDIVAGVDFFHTNSEGGTLGDPAFAPGTEKDRNIGVYAQARLDIMKNARLSFGGRVDNQRFTGVDGTELNDTGFSGNISGEYDLNDIFTVKGGYAHVFGRIPLAEALLNYNAWDYTNVETFHSDNFTAGISAKYKGFTADVSYSIINIDDAIGHNAGFRSVDRNNTLDIKSKAFDIALGYKWDNGFVKAKYSNIDTTGDGEPISTTAWSWGTNMGELITLEASHQFEGTGLTIGGDIQIALKQNDFSNIFLVSDNTPGNPLPAYEVVNAFVQYEPKSIPKLTLRAEVNNIFNETYSDRATTGQDYEAFYVPLLEPGRSVYLSAKAEF; encoded by the coding sequence ATGAAAGTTGCATCTAATTTTGCAACAGCGCTTAGTGTGTTCGCACTAATAAGTACTGGAAGTATTGCAGCATCAGCACAATCTAATACACCACTTGATCAAATCAATGTTGATGGGGCTAACAAAACAAAAACTAACGATAAATATGAAGGAACAATTTTAGAAGATCCAGCCATAGGGGTGCCAGGTATTGTCATTGCCAAAGACGATCTAGATCGTATTAATCCTAAGGATTTACAAGATATTTTCGGAAATGAAACATCAGTTTCAGTCGGTGGCTCTACCGCAGTAAGTCAAAAAATCTTCTTGTATGGTATTGAAGATAAAAACCTAGCCGTTACAGTTGATGGTGCAGTCCAGTCCAATGACCTTTTCCACCATACTGGCACTTTGTTAATCGACCCCTCACTACTTAAAGCTGCCCGTGTTGATCCAGGTGTTGCTCCAGCCGATGCTGGTCCTGGCGCACTCGGCGGATCCATTCAGTTCGAAACTGTAGACGTCAAAGATCTTTTAGAACCAGGTAAAACCTTAGGCGGGTTTGCTAAGGTTTCTTACGATACAAACAGCAAAACATTCACAACAGATGTCTCGGGTTACACCATGTCCAATGGATTTGAAGCTCTTGGCTATTATAAATATGCCGACGGTGAAAATTGGGATGCCGGAAATAGAGTGGAGCAAGAAGGAACCGCTGTTGATTTACAGTCAGCCTTAGGCAAACTTGCTTATGAAGCAATGACAGGTGATCGTTTCGAGCTTAGTTATGAATGGGTCAACGATGAAGCCCTGCGCCCTTTCCGTCCTAATTTTGGCGCTGTAACCTTTGGTGCACCGAGAGATCCAAAAGAGTTTAACATGACCCGTAACGGTTTTGTCTTTAACTACACAGATGAAAAACCAAATGGCTGGTGGGATCCCAAACTCACCATTGCATATAGTGAAGCTAAGTTAGAATATTTAGACCTACCTTTTTCAACATTAACAAACCTAGCTGAAACAAAAACCTGGTCAGGGAAGCTTGAAAACAAGTTTAACATTTCTCAAGGGGATATTGTTGCTGGTGTTGATTTCTTCCATACAAATTCGGAAGGAGGAACACTCGGTGACCCAGCCTTCGCACCAGGGACTGAAAAAGATCGCAATATTGGTGTTTATGCCCAAGCAAGACTAGATATCATGAAAAACGCCAGGCTTTCATTCGGTGGACGTGTTGACAACCAAAGGTTCACTGGCGTTGATGGTACAGAGCTAAATGACACCGGCTTTAGTGGCAATATCTCTGGCGAATATGACCTCAACGATATATTTACAGTCAAAGGTGGATATGCCCATGTCTTTGGTCGAATCCCGCTAGCCGAAGCCTTACTCAATTATAACGCTTGGGACTACACAAATGTAGAAACCTTTCATTCAGACAATTTCACAGCTGGTATTTCAGCTAAATATAAAGGCTTCACAGCTGATGTAAGCTACTCAATAATCAACATTGATGATGCAATTGGTCACAATGCCGGTTTCAGAAGTGTCGATCGGAACAATACCTTAGATATCAAGTCAAAAGCTTTTGATATAGCACTTGGATATAAGTGGGATAATGGCTTTGTAAAAGCTAAATACTCAAATATCGATACAACTGGTGATGGTGAGCCAATCAGTACAACCGCATGGTCGTGGGGTACAAATATGGGTGAATTGATAACTCTAGAGGCATCTCATCAATTTGAAGGTACAGGCCTAACCATTGGTGGTGATATACAAATCGCCCTTAAACAAAATGACTTCTCAAATATATTCCTGGTTTCCGATAACACTCCAGGAAACCCATTACCAGCCTACGAAGTTGTAAACGCTTTTGTTCAATATGAACCTAAATCTATACCTAAGCTGACTTTGAGAGCTGAAGTTAATAACATCTTTAATGAAACCTACTCTGACCGAGCAACAACAGGTCAAGATTATGAAGCATTTTATGTACCGCTACTTGAACCAGGGCGTTCAGTTTACCTAAGTGCCAAAGCTGAATTCTAA
- a CDS encoding AraC family transcriptional regulator: protein MNNSNYTLIKNDPPGTMRQLEEFISSDTDKISGRIGFIELNSGIDLHFTDVTELVNGRSDCMSQASLTISLLLEGQVKFYMNDQPYYLGSNDNHENSQIVGKIWSTTKPVHFSRDFIKGRKVKKIIINVDTDWLAGMGLSETLSNGGSKLDKSLFEFACSHLSCKDWVPSKEAIRAAEEIINPPHDAECMKKMTRECRAIELVTLAFEQFTKPVPGIITAKNDTKQNCRLIKVLNFIENNLTSEFTLEEIAKNVGFSVSSLQRHFKSTYGSTVVDYIRKRKLELARDAMINEGLSVSEACFIAGYSNPSSFATAFKRAFGVSPGALI from the coding sequence ATGAACAATAGTAATTACACTTTAATCAAGAACGATCCGCCTGGAACTATGCGTCAACTTGAAGAATTTATCTCAAGTGACACAGATAAAATTTCGGGTAGAATTGGGTTTATTGAACTCAATTCAGGGATTGATTTGCACTTTACTGACGTCACAGAGCTTGTTAATGGCAGGTCAGATTGTATGTCTCAAGCGAGTTTGACAATCTCTTTGCTACTTGAAGGGCAAGTGAAATTTTATATGAATGATCAACCCTATTATTTGGGGTCTAATGATAATCATGAAAATTCTCAAATTGTTGGCAAAATTTGGTCAACAACAAAACCAGTGCATTTCTCTCGTGATTTTATAAAAGGTCGCAAGGTTAAAAAAATCATTATAAATGTTGATACTGATTGGTTAGCAGGGATGGGGCTTTCTGAGACATTGTCTAATGGAGGGTCTAAACTGGATAAAAGCTTATTTGAATTTGCTTGTTCTCATTTGTCTTGCAAAGATTGGGTTCCTTCGAAGGAAGCGATTAGGGCTGCTGAAGAAATTATTAATCCACCTCATGATGCTGAATGTATGAAAAAGATGACACGAGAGTGTCGTGCCATAGAATTGGTTACATTAGCGTTTGAGCAATTTACTAAGCCAGTGCCTGGGATTATTACGGCTAAAAATGATACAAAACAAAATTGCCGATTGATAAAAGTTTTAAACTTTATAGAAAATAATTTAACATCAGAATTCACATTAGAAGAAATTGCCAAAAATGTAGGGTTTAGTGTTAGTTCTCTTCAAAGGCATTTTAAATCGACTTATGGTTCTACAGTGGTTGATTACATCAGAAAAAGAAAATTAGAGTTGGCTCGAGACGCAATGATAAATGAAGGATTGTCTGTAAGTGAAGCCTGTTTTATAGCCGGTTATTCTAACCCCTCTAGTTTTGCAACAGCTTTTAAGCGTGCTTTTGGAGTTTCTCCTGGAGCGTTGATTTAA
- a CDS encoding MotA/TolQ/ExbB proton channel family protein codes for MKEYLFSAQIDSALNIINQGGPVVIILLGLSVIATTFILIKLFQIVWFRIGSSAGVNKVIELWLKGYTHEAYELVKNSHNPTKNILAHLMRGLLQRTTDKAVVREDIERIALKEVGKLRSFMRPLEAIVQIAPLLGLFGTVIGMIEAFQTLQSAGSEADPAVLAGGIWVALLTTAVGLAVAIPLAFVVSWFDGRIEAERLTMQEAITSLLTGRVTDEARISEDSVQQETVRNAA; via the coding sequence ATGAAAGAGTATCTATTTTCAGCGCAGATTGATTCTGCGCTAAATATAATCAATCAGGGTGGACCGGTTGTTATTATTTTACTCGGACTGTCTGTGATTGCGACGACTTTTATTCTCATCAAACTATTTCAAATTGTCTGGTTTCGTATTGGTTCGAGCGCTGGTGTCAATAAAGTAATTGAACTTTGGCTTAAGGGTTACACTCATGAGGCTTATGAGCTGGTGAAAAACAGTCATAACCCGACTAAGAACATTCTGGCTCATTTGATGAGAGGGTTGCTTCAACGGACAACAGATAAAGCTGTGGTTCGAGAGGATATTGAGCGGATTGCTTTGAAAGAGGTTGGAAAGCTTCGCTCTTTTATGAGGCCGCTTGAGGCAATTGTGCAAATTGCTCCTCTCTTAGGATTGTTTGGTACAGTTATTGGGATGATTGAGGCGTTTCAAACTTTGCAAAGCGCTGGGAGTGAAGCGGATCCTGCCGTATTGGCCGGTGGTATTTGGGTTGCGTTACTGACCACTGCGGTTGGTTTAGCGGTTGCTATTCCATTAGCGTTTGTTGTTTCCTGGTTTGATGGACGAATTGAAGCTGAACGATTGACCATGCAGGAAGCAATAACGAGTTTGCTTACTGGTCGGGTTACAGATGAGGCCCGCATATCAGAAGACAGTGTACAGCAAGAGACAGTTCGTAATGCAGCTTAA
- a CDS encoding extracellular solute-binding protein produces the protein MFSSLRFMCFVSLFFVVYLFTPALAKTENREGETCRYSPIHDLKYSDSSPNFSYVNPQAPKGGKISIGRVGYFDSLNFLRYPGTTISDRKQIPLHIDDYLFDSFLVQSSDEVAGFYCLAAKKIFVAKDFSQVSFVLNSDVRFHDGTPLTVEDVIFTFDTLKKQGHPYYRQVLRQVTISRFGENGVTYKSVRKGDKKFVSLVGTLPLHPKHFWQNGKLENKSMILPLGSGPYRISEVQSGKFVSLEREKNYWARDHYTQKGRYNFDQIKIDYFRDHGSAIEAFKGRHFDIRVEKSALDWKKAYTGANFKSGDIQKHVIKTSKPGDMYFLAFNQRRALFKNRNVRKAFALLYDFDQTNKLLFHGLHNPIESIYGNSDLAAKGVASDDEGRILKKFIKQLPAKILDRETPFDLKNRKTTRQQIRQAIKLLDDAKIVLKNGKRIDPQTGAPLKLEVAYLDLRHRRILLNYAEKLKVVGIQLILAEREAFAARKKVLDHEFDMVVLKWSPELLPGTTEGLLWGSALADVKGSYALAGVKDPVLDFTIGLLRRARSWDEMTRAAKIFDRVFRWQIHAVPLWQTNETWVAYWDKFSRPVPSSLFDVTLIDLWWSKDLRQTKVINE, from the coding sequence ATGTTTTCTTCTTTGCGTTTCATGTGTTTTGTATCGCTTTTCTTTGTTGTTTATTTATTTACTCCAGCACTTGCTAAGACAGAGAACCGTGAAGGGGAAACTTGTCGATATTCTCCGATACATGATTTGAAATATTCTGATAGTTCCCCAAATTTTTCTTATGTTAATCCGCAAGCTCCTAAGGGCGGAAAGATCTCCATTGGCCGTGTTGGATATTTTGATTCATTAAATTTTTTAAGATATCCAGGGACGACAATTTCTGACCGTAAGCAAATTCCTCTTCATATTGATGATTATTTATTTGATAGTTTCCTTGTTCAAAGTTCTGATGAGGTGGCAGGCTTTTATTGTCTGGCAGCAAAGAAGATTTTTGTTGCTAAAGATTTCTCGCAGGTTTCTTTTGTTTTGAACTCAGACGTTCGTTTTCATGATGGCACACCTTTGACAGTTGAAGATGTTATTTTTACTTTTGATACTTTGAAGAAACAAGGACACCCTTATTACAGACAAGTTTTAAGGCAAGTTACTATTTCTCGTTTTGGAGAGAATGGAGTGACTTATAAGAGTGTTAGGAAAGGTGATAAGAAATTTGTTTCTCTTGTTGGAACGCTTCCACTTCATCCTAAACATTTTTGGCAAAATGGTAAGTTAGAAAATAAAAGTATGATTTTGCCTTTGGGAAGTGGACCTTATCGAATTTCTGAGGTTCAATCAGGGAAGTTTGTTTCATTGGAACGTGAAAAAAATTATTGGGCCCGTGATCATTATACTCAAAAGGGGCGGTATAATTTTGATCAGATAAAAATTGACTATTTTAGAGATCATGGTTCGGCCATAGAAGCTTTTAAGGGCCGTCATTTTGACATTCGTGTAGAAAAATCGGCATTAGACTGGAAAAAGGCTTATACGGGAGCAAACTTTAAATCCGGTGATATTCAAAAGCATGTGATTAAGACAAGCAAACCAGGTGATATGTATTTTCTGGCATTTAATCAGAGGCGTGCTCTTTTTAAAAATAGGAATGTTAGAAAAGCGTTTGCTTTGCTCTACGATTTTGATCAGACAAACAAACTGCTTTTTCATGGATTGCATAATCCGATTGAAAGTATTTATGGAAATAGTGACCTTGCGGCGAAGGGAGTTGCAAGTGATGATGAAGGGCGGATATTAAAAAAATTCATTAAGCAACTTCCAGCAAAAATTCTGGACCGTGAAACTCCTTTTGATTTAAAGAATAGGAAAACTACACGTCAGCAAATTAGACAAGCTATTAAGTTATTGGATGACGCGAAGATTGTTTTAAAGAATGGGAAGCGTATTGATCCTCAAACCGGAGCGCCTCTTAAACTTGAAGTTGCTTATTTGGATCTTCGCCATAGGCGCATCTTATTAAATTATGCTGAGAAATTAAAAGTAGTTGGTATTCAACTTATCTTAGCTGAGCGTGAAGCCTTTGCTGCTCGTAAAAAAGTGCTTGATCATGAATTTGATATGGTTGTTTTGAAATGGAGCCCTGAGTTATTACCAGGTACGACTGAGGGCTTGTTATGGGGAAGTGCTTTAGCCGATGTGAAAGGCAGTTATGCTCTGGCTGGGGTTAAGGATCCGGTTTTAGATTTTACAATCGGTTTGCTTAGACGGGCTCGTAGTTGGGATGAAATGACGAGAGCTGCAAAGATTTTTGATCGTGTATTTCGATGGCAAATACATGCTGTGCCCTTATGGCAAACAAACGAAACCTGGGTAGCGTATTGGGATAAATTTTCAAGACCAGTTCCTTCATCGCTTTTTGATGTCACATTAATTGATTTGTGGTGGTCTAAAGACTTAAGGCAAACAAAAGTGATTAATGAATAA